The genomic window GTCAGAGGCGCGCATCTCGCAAATGCACACCCAGTCCATTGCCCAGCTGCGGGCCTCGCTGGCCATGCGAGACGTCCAGAGCCTGCTGACGCCCCGCAAGCGGCCGCGCAACCAGCCGGATACCGTGTTTCAGAGCGTTTAACGCTGCTGCCCTGCTGCCGGCCCGCATAGCCTGCGCAGGCATGATGCTTGCTCGGTTGCTCCTGCCATTCAACACCCGCAGGAGCACCCCATGAACCGCAACGACATCACTGAAAAAATCATCACCGTCAAAGTCAGCAAAGGCATCACCTGGGAATCGGTGGCCAAGAAAGTGGGCTTGAGCAAAGAGTGGACAACCGCCGCCTGCCTGGGCCAAATGACGTTAGACGACAAGCAAGCCAAAATCGTGGGCAAAATCTTCGGCCTGACGGTAGAAGAGCAAAAGTGGCTGCAAGTGGTGCCCTACAAAGGCTCGCTGCCCACCCCCGTGCCTACCGACCCGCTGATCTACCGCTGGTATGAAATCGTCAGCGTGTACGGTACCACCATCAAAGAACTCATCCACGAAGAGTTCGGCGACGGCATCATGAGCGCTATCGACTTCTCCATGGACATCGTGCGCCAGCCCGACCCCAAGGGCGACCGCGTGAATGTGGTGCTGTCGGGCAAGTTCCTGCCCTACAAGACTTACTGATCGGGCTCAGGCCTTCTGGCGGCGCTCGCGCACAGCGGCCGCCAATGTTTCGAGCACCGGCACGGTTTGCGCCCAGCTGATGCAAGCGTCTGTCACGCTCACGCCGTGCTGCAGTGGCTTGCCGTCCACGATGTCCTGGCGGCCCTCGTTGAGGTGGCTCTCGATCATCAGGCCGGTAATGCGCGCATCGCCTGCTGCTATTTGCGCCGCCACGTCCTGGGCCACCACGATCTGGCGGGCGTGCTGCTTGCTGCTGTTGGCGTGGCTCACGTCAATCATCACCTGCTCGCGCAAGCCGGCGGCTTTGAGCAGCGCGCAAGCCGCGTCTACATCGGCGGCGGAGTAGTTAGGCGCCTTGCCGCCGCGCAAGATCACGTGGCAATCGTTGTTGCCGCGTGTCTCGAAGATGGCGGCCTGGCCCATCTTGGTCATGCCCATGAAAGCGTGCGCGCCTTGGGCGGCCTGAATCGCGTCGGTCGCTACCTTGATGCCGCCATCGGTGCCGTTTTTGAAGCCCACGGGGCAGCTCAGGCCGCTGGCCAGCTGGCGGTGGCTCTGGCTCTCGGTGGTGCGCGCGCCAATGGCGCCCCAGCTCACCAACTCGCTGATGAACTGCGGCGAGAGCAAATCCAAAAACTCGGTGGCCGCAGGCAAGCCGGTGTCCAGCACATCCAGCAACAAGCGGCGCGCCATCTCCAGCCCTTGGTTGATGGCAAAGCTGCCGTCCAGGTGCGGGTCGTTGATATAGCCCTTCCAGCCCACGGTGGTGCGCGGCTTTTCAAAGTACACGCGCATTACCACCAGCAGGTCGGCACTCAGCGCATCGGCCTGCGCCTTGAGCAGGCGGGCGTATTCCATGGCCTGGCTGTGGTCGTGGATGGAGCAGGGCCCCACCACCACCACCAGTCGGTCGTCCTGCCCTTGCAAGATGCGCGAGATGGCCGCGCGGCTGCTCTCCACCAGCGCCTCGGCAGCGGCCGGCACCGGCAGCTTTTCTTCCAGCAGCGCGGGGGTGATGAGCGGGCGCACCGCACCGATGCGCACATCGTCAATACGGGTGGTGTCGTGGGTAGTCAGGGCGGCGATGGTGGAGGTGGTCATACTATGAAATTGATAGCTGCTCGCGCAGGTAATACGAGCGCTAGAGGGTGATTTGGCTTGTATTTTAGACGGTGCCTAGTAAGGGGCGTATGAAATAAATTACTGTATAAATCCACAAAGGGACAAAAACCGGACAAATGTCCGGTAGTATTCCCGCCGTATGACAAGCCCAATCACCACCGAAGACAACTCCGCCGCCCTCCAATACTTGCAGGCGGCGCGCAAATCCCACTCACAAGCCGACCTCGCCAAGCACCTGAAATTTGGTGAACGGCAGGTACGGCGCTGGGAAAAGGGTGAACAACCAATACCAGCCCATGTAGTCGAAGAGCTTCAGCGTCTTCTCGACTTTGGGATTGACTCCAAGCCAACCAGCGACTTCACCTTTATCGATCTCTTTGCCGGTATCGGCGGAATCAGGCTGGCCTTTGAAGCGATTGGTGGCGAATGCGTCTTCACCAGCGAGTGGGACAGCTATGCGCAGAAGACTTACGCCACCAACTTCCCCAGTTCGCATGCGATCAACGGCGACATCACCCAAATTGATGCAGAGGACATTCCTGACCATGACGTGCTGCTGGGCGGCTTCCCCTGCCAGCCTTTTTCCATCGCGGGTGTGTCGAAGAAGAATGCGCTTGGCCGCGCTCACGGCTTCGCTGATGAAACCCAAGGAACACTTTTCTTTGATGTGGCACGCATCATTGCGAAGAAGCGGCCCAAGGCGTTCATGCTCGAGAACGTCAAGAACCTGCAATCGCATGACAAAGGCCGTACCTTTGACGTGATTCACCGGACGCTTCGTGATGACCTTGGTTACAACGTTTTCTTCAAGGTTATCGATGGCGCCCACTTTGTGCCACAGCATCGCGAGCGGATCATCATTGTCGGGTTCAGGGACGAGGTGGACTTTGATTGGGACAAAGTGAAATTGCCCGGAAAAGGTAACGTCACTCTTGGCGAGATTCTTCACAAACCCAAGCTCGAAGCAGCGGCGAAAGTCGATGGCAGCAATTACTTTGACTATGAGAACAAGAAGCTGCTGAGCAAGTACACGCTGACAGACAACTTGTGGACGTACCTGCAGAACTACAAGAAGAAACACCAAGCCGCTGGCAATGGATTTGGCTTTGGGATGGTCAACGAAGGAAGCGTCACTCGCACACTGTCGGCACGCTATTACAAGGATGGCTCAGAGATTCTTGTAGATCAGGGTGATGACAAAAACCCGCGTCGCTTGACACCAAGAGAGTGCGCCCGATTGATGGGATTTCCGGACACTTTCAAGATTCCCGTGTCAGATACCCGCGCCTACAAGCAATTCGGAAATTCCGTGGTTGTCCCTGTCATGGAAGCTGTTGCTAAAGCCATGCGACCACACATTTGCAGCGCAACCTTAGAAACTAAGCCAAAGAAATAGCAGCAACTTTTTTAGGAGCCAAAAATGCAAACAACATCACGCATTCCGTCATTGCCAAACAAGTCTTTCTTTGCGATGAATCGCTGGTTCTACAAAATGCAGCAAGCAGGATTGCTATATCACCCTGACGAACGCGCCGAAGACATTGTTGACATAGAAACTGGTGCACCAACATTTGACCCAGTTGAATGCGAGCTGCTTGATGCCATGATCGACCAAATGTTTGAGGTCCATGGAGATAAGGTTTACGACGTTTGCATAAAGCACGTTCACAAGGCCATGGGCATTAAGCCGGAGTGATCGATTTTGTCGTGTCAGCTACCCGCAGTCGGATGATGGTGGGTAGTCTCCAGCCAACAACGCGGTAAAACCGGGCGGCGTAACAGCTACTCATTCATCTGAATTAGTCAACGAATGACCTCACTCAGCAAGTACTTCACGGGAACTGCCAGCAAATATCTAAGCAAGGTGGATGCAACAGCAAAGTCAAACCAGCATGAGATTGGCTCTAACAAATTCACCGCTATTCTGGGAGACCCCGGAAGCGAGAAGCGCAGATTCAACGCAACTTTTTTGTACTTCAATCCGTCGACAGAACAGCTGGATGTGTGCACTGGCGAAGTTACTTACTACGACACTCGACTGAACCAACCACACAGAGCTGCGGAATATCGCCTTTACTATCGAGACAACGCAGTTACTGAGCAAATGCAAGAGGGTGATTTTTGCCTCGTAGGCGCTAGGACCACTGGTGACTTGTTGATTGCTGTAGCTCCACCCGGCAGTGAACACGAGCGCAGATTGCGTTACCTTTTTGATGTCAAAGATGCAAAAGGGCTCTGGGCAGTAGGCGATGAAGTGAGCACAGCGGAACTGGACCTTGCCTCACGGGGTATCTTGGAAGCCCTTGGTATCGAAATTGAAGATACAGCAGATGAGTTGCTAGACCGCCTCATCGCAGCGTTTGGCATGTCCTTCCCTCCAACAAAAGAGTTCTCTGCTTTTGCCCGGAAATCATTGGGTGTCAATGTTTCAGCAGACGTAGACCCAGACCTAGCCCTCGAAGAGTGGATGAAACAAGAGGAGCGACTCTTTCGCTCGTTAGAGAAGGCGATTGTGGAGGTGCGACTTGAAAAGGGCTTCACTGAGGTTGATGAGTTTGTGAGCTTTTCTTTGTCGGTCCAAAACAGACGAAAGTCACGTGTTGGTCACGCATTGGAAAATCACTTGGAAGCAGTTTTCAAGGCGCATCTCGTGCCATACGAGAGGGGTGCCAAGACAGAAGGAAACTCGAAGCCTGACTTTCTTTTCCCGAGCTCAGCAGCTTATCGTGATCCTGCAAGCGTATCCCCGCCCTTGCAGATGTTGGCAGCAAAGTCCACTTGTAAAGATCGTTGGAGGCAAGTGCTTGCAGAAGCCGCAAAAATCCCGCGCAAACACTTGTTTACCCTTGAGACAGCGATTTCTGAGAATCAGACAGACGAAATGAATGCACATTCGATTCAACTAGTTGTTCCTCCGTCTGTGGCGAGGACATACACATCGAATCAGCAGGCCACATTGATGAATTTGCGGCAGTTTTTAGTAGTTGCGAATCCAGGCAAAAGTAAATAGATCAATACGTTGCGAGAAGACCCGAGGAAAGCGCGAGATCGACAGTTTTTCCTAGGCTGCTAGTGCTCTACTTTTGATAGCTACTCGCGCAATATTTACAAGCGCTAGAGCCCTATTCGGCTCTCAAACCAACCCATGCCGCTCCATCACCTCCCGCCAAGCCGCCAGCTTGCGCTCAAAGCTCCAGCTGGCGTTGGCGGGGCTGGTGCTGGGGAGCTGGTAGACGGGCACTCCCAGGGTGCGGGTGTGGCGGGCGTGTTTGAAGCTTTCGCCACCGTTGTGGGCGATAGCCTGTAGCTGCGGCAGGTGCAGTGCGGCGATGTCGTTGGGCACCGCGTTGCGGATGGCACTGTCCAGGCTGCCTTCGCGCTCGCAGCTGGCGTACACATCCCACACGCCCAGGCCGCGCTTCAACAGCCAGTTGCTACGAATTTCATAGCTATTCGCGCAAATTCCATGAGCGCTAGAGGGCCAAATGGCTTGCAATATCTTCCAGAACTGGTTTTGCGGGTGGCCGTAATACTCTTGCGCTTGCAGCGAGCGCACACCGGGAAAGCTGCCCAGTATCAGCACCTTGGTGGCGGGTGACACCAGCGGCGGCAGGCCGGTGAGCATGGTGGTCGTCATGGGGAGATCCTCAAGGGCATTGCTGCAGTATTCTCGTCAATCTATGGTCCGGCTTCCTCCTCATCTCACCATGCCTGTCTTGAAAACATGGGCTGCATGGTCTGCACTCGCTCTCTCTGGCGTGGCGCACGCCCAAGTCTTTGCCTTCAAAGACTGGGCAGTGGCCTGCGACAACACGCGCCACTGTGAAGCCGTCGCTTACCAAAGCGAGGAATCGGACTCCGCGCCTGTGGTGCTTTGGTTGTCGCGCGACGCGGGCCCGGATACGCCAGTGCGCGTGCAGGTGGACATGGATGAGAGCGAAGACCCCAAGCAGCTGACCCTACGCCTCGGCACGACCACCTTGAAGGGCATCTCCCGCGGGCAAGACTTGAGCCCGGCCCAGACCCGGCAGTTGCTGGCGCATGTGCTGGCCGGGCAAACACTCACGCTTGCAGATGGCGCCAAACGGTGGGAGTTGTCCTTGGCGGGCAGCCATGCGGCACTGCTCAAGATGGACGATGTGCAGGGCCGTGTGGGCACACCGGGTGCGCTGGTTCGCAAAGGCAAGAAGCCTGAGGCCACCGTGTTGCCCGCAGTATCCGCGCCAAAGGTGCAGGCCGCCACTTTGCCCAAAACCAGCAAGGCAGACGAAGCGCTGTTGCAGCCCATTCTGAAATCCATCACGCCGCGGGACTGTTGGGACGACTTGCCCGACGACAGTGGCCCTGACACCTCGCTCGTGCGTGTCTCGAGCACGCAGGTGCTGGTGATGCGCGAATGCGGGCGGGGGGCGTACCAAGGCGGGAGCGGCGTTTGGCTGGCCAACAGTAAGCCGCCCTATGCGGCCAAGCGCTTGGAGTTGCCTTTGCCACAGGGCAAGACCAGCGACTATGTGATGAACCTCAGCGTTACCGATGGCCGCTTTGCCTCGTATGAAAAAGGCCGTGGTGTGAATGACTGCGGTGCCGGTTACGACTGGGCTTGGACTGCCAAGGGTTTCGCGCTCACCGGCGCCTGGAGC from Rhodoferax potami includes these protein-coding regions:
- a CDS encoding DNA-deoxyinosine glycosylase yields the protein MTTTMLTGLPPLVSPATKVLILGSFPGVRSLQAQEYYGHPQNQFWKILQAIWPSSAHGICANSYEIRSNWLLKRGLGVWDVYASCEREGSLDSAIRNAVPNDIAALHLPQLQAIAHNGGESFKHARHTRTLGVPVYQLPSTSPANASWSFERKLAAWREVMERHGLV
- a CDS encoding 3-deoxy-7-phosphoheptulonate synthase, with amino-acid sequence MTTSTIAALTTHDTTRIDDVRIGAVRPLITPALLEEKLPVPAAAEALVESSRAAISRILQGQDDRLVVVVGPCSIHDHSQAMEYARLLKAQADALSADLLVVMRVYFEKPRTTVGWKGYINDPHLDGSFAINQGLEMARRLLLDVLDTGLPAATEFLDLLSPQFISELVSWGAIGARTTESQSHRQLASGLSCPVGFKNGTDGGIKVATDAIQAAQGAHAFMGMTKMGQAAIFETRGNNDCHVILRGGKAPNYSAADVDAACALLKAAGLREQVMIDVSHANSSKQHARQIVVAQDVAAQIAAGDARITGLMIESHLNEGRQDIVDGKPLQHGVSVTDACISWAQTVPVLETLAAAVRERRQKA
- the cynS gene encoding cyanase, encoding MNRNDITEKIITVKVSKGITWESVAKKVGLSKEWTTAACLGQMTLDDKQAKIVGKIFGLTVEEQKWLQVVPYKGSLPTPVPTDPLIYRWYEIVSVYGTTIKELIHEEFGDGIMSAIDFSMDIVRQPDPKGDRVNVVLSGKFLPYKTY
- a CDS encoding type II restriction endonuclease, whose protein sequence is MTSLSKYFTGTASKYLSKVDATAKSNQHEIGSNKFTAILGDPGSEKRRFNATFLYFNPSTEQLDVCTGEVTYYDTRLNQPHRAAEYRLYYRDNAVTEQMQEGDFCLVGARTTGDLLIAVAPPGSEHERRLRYLFDVKDAKGLWAVGDEVSTAELDLASRGILEALGIEIEDTADELLDRLIAAFGMSFPPTKEFSAFARKSLGVNVSADVDPDLALEEWMKQEERLFRSLEKAIVEVRLEKGFTEVDEFVSFSLSVQNRRKSRVGHALENHLEAVFKAHLVPYERGAKTEGNSKPDFLFPSSAAYRDPASVSPPLQMLAAKSTCKDRWRQVLAEAAKIPRKHLFTLETAISENQTDEMNAHSIQLVVPPSVARTYTSNQQATLMNLRQFLVVANPGKSK
- the dcm gene encoding DNA (cytosine-5-)-methyltransferase, whose amino-acid sequence is MTSPITTEDNSAALQYLQAARKSHSQADLAKHLKFGERQVRRWEKGEQPIPAHVVEELQRLLDFGIDSKPTSDFTFIDLFAGIGGIRLAFEAIGGECVFTSEWDSYAQKTYATNFPSSHAINGDITQIDAEDIPDHDVLLGGFPCQPFSIAGVSKKNALGRAHGFADETQGTLFFDVARIIAKKRPKAFMLENVKNLQSHDKGRTFDVIHRTLRDDLGYNVFFKVIDGAHFVPQHRERIIIVGFRDEVDFDWDKVKLPGKGNVTLGEILHKPKLEAAAKVDGSNYFDYENKKLLSKYTLTDNLWTYLQNYKKKHQAAGNGFGFGMVNEGSVTRTLSARYYKDGSEILVDQGDDKNPRRLTPRECARLMGFPDTFKIPVSDTRAYKQFGNSVVVPVMEAVAKAMRPHICSATLETKPKK
- a CDS encoding DUF1176 domain-containing protein — its product is MPVLKTWAAWSALALSGVAHAQVFAFKDWAVACDNTRHCEAVAYQSEESDSAPVVLWLSRDAGPDTPVRVQVDMDESEDPKQLTLRLGTTTLKGISRGQDLSPAQTRQLLAHVLAGQTLTLADGAKRWELSLAGSHAALLKMDDVQGRVGTPGALVRKGKKPEATVLPAVSAPKVQAATLPKTSKADEALLQPILKSITPRDCWDDLPDDSGPDTSLVRVSSTQVLVMRECGRGAYQGGSGVWLANSKPPYAAKRLELPLPQGKTSDYVMNLSVTDGRFASYEKGRGVNDCGAGYDWAWTAKGFALTGAWSAPLCRGMPGGGYSLRTFTADIAP